In a genomic window of Pseudomonas putida:
- a CDS encoding OprD family porin: protein MRPPFSLITARQSFGFGAVALCAGFAGSIQASGFIDDTKANLESRTIYFNRDFRDGHTSNEQGASKREESAQGFILNLQSGYTEGTVGFGVDALGMLGIKLDSSPDSSNSGLLPSSGSNPRGSVDEYSKLGLTAKVRVSQSVLKYGALLPDVPLLKYNDGRLLPTMFNGAMLTSKEVKDLTFMAARLDKYTARDSTDAQDIRVHCKNKRYACNITADHFDMYGFDYKINDRLTAQYHYAELEDIYRQHFVGLLGNQPLGGGVLKADLRLLKSADSGAANAGSIDNRALSGMLAYAISGHTFSAGWQRMNGDNSMPYLDGTNPYLVNYVQVNDFAAAQERSWQLRYDYDFKAIGLNGLTFLTRYVNGDHIKVPGSDQEGKEWERDSELKYVVQGGTFKDVSLRLRNATYRTNYEQFARDVDETRLIVSYNFSIL, encoded by the coding sequence ATGCGTCCCCCCTTTAGTTTGATCACCGCGCGCCAGTCATTCGGCTTTGGCGCTGTAGCCCTGTGCGCCGGTTTTGCCGGATCGATCCAGGCCAGCGGTTTTATCGATGACACCAAGGCAAATCTCGAATCGCGCACGATCTATTTCAATCGCGATTTTCGTGACGGGCACACTTCCAACGAACAGGGCGCCTCCAAGCGCGAGGAATCGGCCCAGGGCTTCATTCTCAACCTGCAATCGGGCTACACCGAAGGCACGGTGGGTTTCGGTGTCGATGCGCTGGGCATGCTCGGCATCAAACTCGACTCCAGCCCGGACAGCAGCAACAGCGGCTTGTTGCCCTCCAGCGGCAGCAATCCCCGCGGCTCGGTGGACGAATACAGCAAACTGGGGCTGACGGCCAAGGTCCGTGTTTCGCAAAGCGTATTGAAATACGGCGCGTTGTTGCCGGATGTGCCGTTGCTCAAATACAACGACGGACGCTTGCTGCCGACGATGTTCAACGGTGCCATGCTCACGTCAAAAGAGGTCAAGGACCTGACCTTCATGGCCGCGCGCCTGGACAAGTACACCGCCCGGGATTCCACCGATGCCCAGGACATTCGCGTGCACTGCAAGAACAAGCGCTATGCCTGCAACATCACCGCCGATCACTTCGACATGTATGGCTTTGACTACAAGATCAATGACCGGTTGACCGCGCAGTATCACTACGCGGAACTGGAGGACATTTACCGTCAGCATTTCGTGGGACTGCTGGGCAACCAGCCGCTGGGTGGCGGGGTGCTCAAGGCGGATCTGCGTTTGCTCAAGAGTGCCGACAGCGGCGCGGCCAATGCCGGCTCCATCGACAACCGTGCCTTGAGCGGGATGCTGGCTTACGCCATCAGCGGCCATACCTTCAGCGCCGGCTGGCAGCGCATGAACGGCGACAATTCGATGCCGTACCTGGATGGCACCAATCCATATCTGGTCAATTACGTGCAGGTCAATGACTTCGCCGCCGCGCAGGAACGCTCCTGGCAGTTGCGTTACGACTATGACTTCAAGGCCATCGGCCTCAATGGCCTGACGTTCCTGACCCGTTATGTGAACGGCGATCACATCAAGGTGCCGGGCAGCGATCAGGAAGGTAAAGAGTGGGAACGCGACAGCGAACTCAAGTACGTGGTGCAAGGTGGGACGTTCAAGGATGTCAGCCTGCGGCTGCGAAATGCGACGTACCGCACCAACTATGAACAGTTTGCCCGGGATGTGGATGAGACGCGGTTGATCGTCAGCTACAACTTTTCGATCCTGTAG
- a CDS encoding glycosyltransferase — translation MNSPRATKVLIIGYVWPEPRSSAAGGHMMQILESFLEQGWDITFSSPARSGEHRADLGALGINEVPIELNDSSFDTFIRDLAPDVVLYDRFMMEEQFGWRVEKHCPDALRVLETVDLQSLRDARHQRLKQRLKASDDADDFSELFAPALREEFEFMADTDVAQREIAAIYRCDLNLMVSDVEIELLVEQFSVPRDLLHWCPLMVDLPTGVPVPFEERAHFLHIGNFRHAPNWDAVLWLKTTIWPLIRAQLPGAQLHIYGAYTPPKATALHNPAQGFHVMNWAEDALQVMSAARICLAPLRFGAGVKGKIVDGMLCGTPNVTTPIGAEAMYGDEAWPGAITRTAREFADRAVQLHQDQNRWLQAQAQGFELLSKRYRHNVHGPALISRIEHCLQNLPAIRRDNFTGSMLRHHHHKSTQYMSQWIEAKNRL, via the coding sequence ATGAACTCTCCCCGCGCAACCAAAGTCCTGATCATTGGTTACGTCTGGCCCGAGCCCCGCTCCTCCGCCGCCGGCGGGCACATGATGCAAATCCTCGAGAGTTTTCTGGAGCAAGGATGGGACATCACCTTCAGCAGCCCGGCCCGCAGTGGTGAACATCGTGCAGACCTCGGCGCGCTGGGCATTAATGAAGTGCCCATCGAATTGAACGACAGCAGCTTCGACACCTTCATCCGCGATCTGGCCCCGGATGTGGTGTTGTACGACCGCTTCATGATGGAAGAGCAGTTCGGCTGGCGCGTGGAAAAGCACTGCCCCGATGCGCTGCGTGTGCTCGAGACTGTCGATCTGCAAAGCCTGCGCGATGCCCGGCATCAGCGACTCAAGCAACGCTTGAAGGCCAGTGATGACGCCGATGACTTCAGCGAACTGTTCGCACCGGCGTTGCGCGAAGAGTTCGAGTTCATGGCCGATACCGATGTGGCCCAGCGGGAGATCGCGGCGATTTATCGTTGCGACTTGAACCTGATGGTCTCCGACGTGGAAATCGAATTGCTGGTCGAGCAATTCAGTGTGCCACGCGACCTGCTGCACTGGTGCCCCCTGATGGTCGATCTGCCGACCGGCGTTCCGGTTCCGTTCGAGGAGCGTGCGCACTTTCTGCACATCGGCAACTTTCGCCATGCGCCCAACTGGGATGCGGTGCTCTGGTTGAAAACCACTATCTGGCCGTTGATCCGCGCGCAACTGCCGGGCGCTCAATTGCACATCTATGGCGCTTATACACCGCCCAAGGCGACCGCCCTGCACAACCCGGCGCAGGGATTTCATGTGATGAACTGGGCCGAAGACGCGCTGCAAGTCATGTCGGCGGCACGGATATGCCTGGCGCCGTTGCGTTTCGGTGCAGGCGTCAAGGGCAAAATCGTCGATGGGATGCTCTGTGGCACGCCCAATGTCACCACGCCGATTGGCGCCGAAGCCATGTATGGAGACGAGGCCTGGCCCGGCGCGATCACTCGTACAGCACGGGAGTTCGCCGACAGGGCCGTGCAGCTCCACCAGGATCAAAACCGCTGGTTGCAAGCGCAGGCCCAAGGCTTTGAACTGTTGTCCAAGCGATATCGACACAACGTACACGGGCCGGCATTGATCAGCCGGATCGAGCACTGCCTGCAAAACCTGCCCGCGATCAGACGGGACAACTTCACCGGCAGCATGCTGCGCCACCACCATCACAAGAGCACGCAGTACATGTCGCAATGGATCGAAGCGAAGAACCGTCTGTAG
- a CDS encoding DUF1652 domain-containing protein codes for MFLSALELRSIIESSFLPKRCECTLSPDLSMTVKVYADRETDQLDLLRTGINAQRLNGCREINDLIAELRTDLQQHYLEPAQGPAMRKAL; via the coding sequence ATGTTTCTTTCTGCCCTTGAACTTCGCAGCATCATTGAAAGCAGTTTTTTACCCAAACGCTGCGAATGTACGCTGTCGCCTGACTTGTCCATGACTGTAAAAGTCTACGCCGATAGGGAAACCGATCAGTTGGATCTGCTGAGGACAGGCATCAATGCCCAGCGACTCAATGGCTGCCGGGAAATCAACGATCTGATCGCTGAACTGCGTACCGATCTTCAACAACACTACCTTGAGCCGGCACAGGGCCCCGCAATGCGAAAAGCGCTTTAA
- a CDS encoding DUF2790 domain-containing protein: protein MKSPALFLCAALLLTPFAATAQTGDTDASPAIPTYHYGMPLHVGKVIALTEPDTLDCEVVTAKMQYIDDQTGKPAELAYRKLSYACIYQN, encoded by the coding sequence ATGAAGTCCCCCGCCCTGTTCCTTTGCGCCGCCCTGCTCCTTACTCCGTTTGCCGCTACGGCCCAGACCGGCGACACCGATGCCTCCCCGGCCATCCCGACCTATCACTACGGTATGCCGTTGCACGTGGGCAAAGTCATCGCCCTGACCGAGCCCGACACCCTGGATTGCGAAGTGGTCACGGCAAAGATGCAGTACATCGATGATCAGACAGGTAAACCGGCGGAGCTGGCCTACAGGAAACTTTCCTACGCCTGTATCTACCAAAACTGA
- a CDS encoding carbohydrate kinase family protein — MYLVCGEALFDFFSENDASGLASKVNFKAIAGGSPFNVAVGLRRLGVDAALFAGLSTDYLGRRLLQVLLEEGVRTDYLLDFAAPTTLAMVAVGANGSPHYSFRGEGCADRLLEPEHLPELGSEVRGLHIGSFSLVVQPIADTLLALVRRESGKRLISLDPNVRLNPQPDIELWRSRIGTLVEHADLIKVSDEDLGLLYPGEDPARVIDGWLQHRCQVVFLTRGGEGATVFSRAHGTWSVPAQSVQIADTVGAGDTFQAALIAWLSEQQMDSVEGVRQLGRGQIDDMVRFAVRAAALTCGKTGPDLPFRHQLDLR, encoded by the coding sequence ATGTATCTGGTGTGTGGCGAAGCGCTGTTCGATTTTTTCAGTGAAAACGACGCCAGCGGTTTGGCTTCGAAAGTGAATTTCAAGGCGATTGCCGGCGGCTCGCCGTTCAATGTCGCCGTGGGACTGCGCCGCCTGGGCGTGGACGCTGCGCTGTTCGCCGGCCTGTCCACCGACTATCTGGGCCGACGCTTGCTGCAAGTGTTGCTGGAGGAAGGTGTGCGCACTGACTACCTGCTGGATTTCGCCGCCCCCACGACCCTGGCGATGGTTGCGGTCGGCGCCAACGGCTCTCCGCACTACAGTTTTCGGGGCGAGGGTTGCGCGGATCGGTTGCTGGAACCAGAGCACCTGCCGGAACTGGGATCTGAAGTGCGTGGCCTGCATATCGGCTCGTTCTCGCTGGTGGTACAGCCGATTGCCGATACCTTGCTGGCGTTGGTCCGGCGAGAAAGTGGCAAGCGCCTGATCAGCCTCGATCCGAACGTGCGGCTCAATCCGCAACCGGATATCGAACTGTGGCGTTCGCGCATTGGCACGCTGGTCGAGCATGCCGATCTGATCAAGGTCAGCGATGAGGATTTGGGCCTGCTGTATCCCGGGGAGGATCCGGCGCGGGTGATCGATGGCTGGTTGCAACATCGCTGCCAGGTGGTGTTCCTGACCCGTGGGGGCGAAGGTGCGACGGTGTTCAGTCGTGCCCATGGCACCTGGTCGGTTCCGGCGCAGTCCGTGCAGATTGCCGACACCGTGGGCGCGGGTGACACCTTCCAGGCGGCGTTGATTGCCTGGTTGTCCGAACAACAGATGGATTCTGTGGAAGGTGTTCGGCAGCTCGGTCGCGGGCAGATCGATGACATGGTTCGGTTTGCGGTGCGTGCCGCTGCGCTGACCTGCGGCAAGACCGGGCCGGATTTGCCTTTTAGGCATCAGTTGGATCTTCGCTGA